A region of the Vallitalea okinawensis genome:
TCAAATGATCTTTCAAGATCCACAGGCATGTTTAAACCCTAGAATGACAGTAGCCGACATTATTGCCGAGGGAATAGACAATAATAATTTGGCGAAAAACAAAGAAGAAAGAATGGCAAAGGTTCATGAACTTCTTGAAACCGTTGGATTAAATAAAGAGCATGCTAATCGTTATCCACATGAATTCTCAGGTGGACAGAGACAGAGAATAGGTATTGCTAGAGCTTTAGCTATTGAGCCAGAGTTTATTATTGCTGATGAACCAATTTCAGCCCTTGATGTATCTATTCAAGCTCAGGTAGTTAACTTATTAAATCAATTAAAGAACGAAAGAGGTTTAACTTACCTCTTTATTGCCCATGACTTATCCATGGTAAAATATATTTCTGACCGTGTAGGGGTTATGTATAGAGGACAATTAATGGAGTTAGCTAATAGTGATGAACTGTATGAAAATCCACTTCATCCTTATACAAAGTCTTTATTGTCAGCGATTCCTCTTCCAGATCCTCAATCAGAAAGAACTCGAAGAAGAATTCCATATACACCAACGGTTCATGATTACAGTAAGGAACAACCTGAATGGGTTGAAATTAGACCAGAGCATTTTGTGTATGCTTCTAAATCAGAAGTAGCACAATATGAAAAGGAATTAGCAGCAAAAAATAAATAGGAATATAAAAATTCCTTTAGAATTGGGTTATAGGTCATTAGGCTTATAGCCCTACTTTCTTATTCCAGTTTTAAGTTGGCGTTAGCCACTTTTTTACTATGATCTGATTTTACTCAAGTGAAGAATTATATTATCGTTGATACAAATAAAGGATTTCTTTTGTGTAACAGTTAAAGGAACGGACAAATTAAGTAATAAAAGATAAATATTTGTCTTTTATGTTCAATCTGATATAATAGAGTATACATTATATAACAATTTGCAAAGTGAGGAGATCTTATTGAATAGAAAGTTAAAATTATTTTTAGTAATCACTGCAGTAACTACAACATTATCTGTATTGATAGGTTTATTATCTGATACCTTTTTATTGGCTTTTGTCAATTACTTATTTATTTTTGGTGGGATAATAGCTGTAATAGGCGGCTTTATGGCTATTAGTGAAACAGGTTTATTTCGAATAACCAGCTATCCTTACAAAAAAGTAAAATGGTTTTTTGGCAGACCTAGTACGGGGTACGATGAAGATGAGTTGAAGGATGATGATGGTAAAAAGATGAAATTTAATGAATATATAGCGCAAGATTTACCGAAATATTTTTCAACAAAACCGATATTATTTTCAGGATTATTATTAGTAATTGTTTCGTTTGTTGTTAGTGTAACGGTTATTATATAATTGGATATAGTAGAATAGGAGCATATGTAAGGTGTTGAGTCCTTATCATGTGCTTTTTTACTGTACCTACTTTTCTATTCTAGTTTTATGTAGGTTAAGCTGCTATATTTGATGTAACCATGTAGTTACTTGATAAAGGGAAGTTAGGGTAAAGCTATGTTACTAACTAGTAGATGAGCGGATAAAAAGTAGTAATTCTACGATATTTGAAAGTAATAATATGTAATAAAACGTGTTTTTAATAGAGGGTTTGATGCTTTCCGAGGCATATATTAAAATTATGTTTCTTAATGGTTAAAAGTCTTTTATTCCAATATTTCTTTTGTTATAATTTTAATAGTCAAAATGATTTTCATTCTTATAAAAGTCGAAAATAACTGCTATAAAACTAGTTATTATTTACTATGAAACGACTTAAAGGAAGTGCATTGAACTTAATGATTAAATCCTAATAATTATTAAGCTCTTATGAAGTTCAGATGACAACATAGAGAAAAGGGGGCGAAGGATGAAACTAAAGAGAATTATAAGTACTGTCCTAATATTTTCTTTTGTTTTTAACTTACTTTCATTTGTATCGTTAGCAGAAGAAGATGAACTAAAGATAAAATACGATGAACAAATTTATAGCTATAGCAAGTTTCCGGCGATCCATATTGATGGACAACCAATGAAAGAAGGAGCAATGCCTCCAATTATTACGCCAGCAGGAAGAACCATTGTGCCCGTAAGAGAATTTTTTGAAACAATCGGTGGTGATGTACAATGGAATGGCGAAACGAAGGAAGTTTACATATTAAGTGGAAATAACTTCATAGTTTTGAAAATTGATGATTACATAGCCTATGTTAATGGTATGGCGGTTGAGATGGATGAAACAGCAAAATTAGTTGCCAATATGAATGATCCGTCAAACACAAAGACGATGGTGCCTCTTCGTTTTATTTTAGAAGCCTTGGATTATGGCGTAGTATGGGACCATGACAGCTATACAATTCTTGCAACAAAAAATCAAGATAATAGTGATGAAACCACGGATAATCAAGACAACACTAATGAAGAAGATAATACAAATAATGAAGATAACACAAATGATGATAATGATCCTGAGCCTATCGAAGGACTACCTACTCCGTTGGCAAAAAATCCGATTGCTTTTACAAATGCAGAGGATATTCCAGATGTTGCTGATGGTGAAAAGGAAATCCCTTATAAAAAGTATGATGATACGGACATTACAGGTTTTGCTTTTATAGAAGAACAAGGTGGTTTTAAATTTATAGTATCTGCTTCAAGTGCTATAAGTGGTATTGAAACGACTATTTGGAATAACAAGTTAATTATAGATATTGCTAACGCTAATAAGGAATTTGATGAGGAAACAGTTCTTCTTGAAGACAATCCTTATTTTGAAGCAGTGCGTTCAAGTCAATATTCTAAAGATCCTTTAGCAACTCGTATCGTACTGGATATGAAATACGATGATATTAATTACAGTTTGAAATTAACAGATGATCGTACAGATATGATTCTAACAGTTAGTCGCAATTATATCTATGATATTGAACTAGCACAGGATCAATTTGGTGATTATGTAGATATAACAGGGACAGAATTACCTGTATTAGATATTTTTTGGTTGGCTAATCCTACACGTTTAGTGATTGATGTACCTTATTCAGATTCTGCATTTTTATACGAAGAAAGTGATGCAGAAGGTCAATATGTGAAGAATGTAAGAACATCCAAGTTTAATGATGATACAACTCGTATCGTACTAGAACTTAATGGAAATGCAGAATTCTCGGTTAGTGAATTGGATGATGATACAGTAAGAGTACGCTTAGTACCACCAACTTATAAAAATATTAACTATCAATACACGTCTAATCCAACGATAGTCATAAGTAAGCAAGTACCTGGCATAGATATAGATGCATTTATTATTAATGATGACTATCTTAATAAGAGAGCTGTGATTACTATTCCAAGTACAAACTTAGAAGCTGTATATGGTTATGGTACGATCAATATTAATGATGATGACGTCAAGCAAGTTAATTTATCTTCAGATCAAACAGGGTATCAAGTTGAGATTATTACAAAAGCCATAAAAGGCTATACCATTACTGAAGATGATAATAGTATTTATATTAATATTCTGGACCCGCAATCAGTTTATGAGAAAATTGTGGTAGTGGACGCTGGTCATGGTGGTTCAGATCCAGGTAAACCTGCTGGTGAG
Encoded here:
- a CDS encoding ABC transporter ATP-binding protein, whose product is MNNKEKLLEVKNLKQYFKLPKGAVVKAVNDISFDIYKGETFGLVGESGSGKSTTGRTIIRLYDATGGEIIYDGKNIQGKMPRGKKKELNKKIQMIFQDPQACLNPRMTVADIIAEGIDNNNLAKNKEERMAKVHELLETVGLNKEHANRYPHEFSGGQRQRIGIARALAIEPEFIIADEPISALDVSIQAQVVNLLNQLKNERGLTYLFIAHDLSMVKYISDRVGVMYRGQLMELANSDELYENPLHPYTKSLLSAIPLPDPQSERTRRRIPYTPTVHDYSKEQPEWVEIRPEHFVYASKSEVAQYEKELAAKNK
- a CDS encoding DUF3899 domain-containing protein, encoding MNRKLKLFLVITAVTTTLSVLIGLLSDTFLLAFVNYLFIFGGIIAVIGGFMAISETGLFRITSYPYKKVKWFFGRPSTGYDEDELKDDDGKKMKFNEYIAQDLPKYFSTKPILFSGLLLVIVSFVVSVTVII
- a CDS encoding N-acetylmuramoyl-L-alanine amidase family protein, translated to MKLKRIISTVLIFSFVFNLLSFVSLAEEDELKIKYDEQIYSYSKFPAIHIDGQPMKEGAMPPIITPAGRTIVPVREFFETIGGDVQWNGETKEVYILSGNNFIVLKIDDYIAYVNGMAVEMDETAKLVANMNDPSNTKTMVPLRFILEALDYGVVWDHDSYTILATKNQDNSDETTDNQDNTNEEDNTNNEDNTNDDNDPEPIEGLPTPLAKNPIAFTNAEDIPDVADGEKEIPYKKYDDTDITGFAFIEEQGGFKFIVSASSAISGIETTIWNNKLIIDIANANKEFDEETVLLEDNPYFEAVRSSQYSKDPLATRIVLDMKYDDINYSLKLTDDRTDMILTVSRNYIYDIELAQDQFGDYVDITGTELPVLDIFWLANPTRLVIDVPYSDSAFLYEESDAEGQYVKNVRTSKFNDDTTRIVLELNGNAEFSVSELDDDTVRVRLVPPTYKNINYQYTSNPTIVISKQVPGIDIDAFIINDDYLNKRAVITIPSTNLEAVYGYGTININDDDVKQVNLSSDQTGYQVEIITKAIKGYTITEDDNSIYINILDPQSVYEKIVVVDAGHGGSDPGKPAGEGNYAEMNEKEANLDISLKLETLLTYHKDIKVYMTRVEDTYPTLQERCELANEVGADLFISVHNNAFFSSYNGTETLYYDTGSGITKAFATIMQETTYSQVGTDNRGLRYRDDLYVLKHTKMPAVIVEVAYMTSPIDGPRLKEESFIDNAAVGIYNGIIESLEMLESKGLLN